A part of Tessaracoccus timonensis genomic DNA contains:
- a CDS encoding undecaprenyl-diphosphate phosphatase: protein MTWFEGIILGLVQGLTEFLPISSSAHVSIVGQLLFDGRDPGAAFTAVTQLGTEAAVLVYFWKDITRIIHRWCLALVGKHDRNDPDVRIGWLVIIGSVPIVVLGLLLEDAIDSGLRNLWVTVAMLAAVAIVLAIADRHGAQNHRDLDKLSWGHGVALGFFQAAALIPGVSRSGATISGGLFLGYSREASARYAFLLALPAVFGSGLYKLKDIGSDGAVSWGPTVVATLIAFAVGYAVIAWLLRYISTHSFKVFVWYRLGLAAVVAALLLGGVLTA, encoded by the coding sequence GTGACTTGGTTTGAAGGTATCATTTTGGGACTCGTGCAGGGACTCACCGAGTTTCTGCCCATCTCATCGAGCGCCCACGTGTCCATCGTCGGGCAACTGCTGTTCGACGGACGTGACCCCGGCGCCGCATTCACCGCCGTCACCCAGCTGGGCACCGAGGCCGCCGTACTCGTCTACTTCTGGAAGGACATCACGCGGATCATCCACCGGTGGTGTCTGGCGCTCGTCGGTAAACACGACCGCAACGACCCCGACGTGCGCATCGGATGGCTGGTAATCATCGGGTCGGTGCCCATCGTTGTGCTGGGGCTGCTGCTGGAAGACGCCATCGATTCAGGCCTGCGGAACCTGTGGGTGACCGTCGCGATGCTCGCCGCCGTCGCCATCGTGCTCGCCATCGCCGACCGCCACGGCGCCCAGAACCACCGCGACCTCGACAAGCTCTCCTGGGGGCACGGCGTGGCGCTCGGCTTCTTCCAAGCTGCCGCGCTGATCCCCGGCGTGTCCCGCTCAGGCGCGACGATTTCCGGCGGCCTGTTCCTCGGGTACAGCCGCGAAGCCTCGGCCCGGTATGCCTTCCTGCTGGCGCTGCCGGCCGTGTTCGGCTCGGGCTTGTACAAGCTGAAGGACATCGGCTCCGACGGTGCGGTCAGCTGGGGGCCGACGGTCGTCGCCACGCTCATCGCGTTCGCCGTAGGTTACGCGGTGATCGCTTGGCTGCTGCGCTACATCTCGACGCACTCGTTCAAGGTCTTCGTCTGGTACCGACTCGGGCTCGCGGCCGTCGTCGCAGCGCTGTTGCTCGGCGGGGTGCTCACTGCCTGA
- a CDS encoding MSMEG_4193 family putative phosphomutase, whose protein sequence is MTILILARHGRSTANAAGILAGRMPGVTLDDAGRAQAEALEPALKQAQAAYSSPMERCRQTAAWAGYPDAVVEHGLNECDYGSWSGTNLETLAHEELWSDIQLHPTAVAFPAGESMLAMQERCLAAVRGIVERHPGEIVAVFSHGDPIKVILADALAMDFDEFQRIDVPPGSLSIIDYTGTKPLVRLIGGTPDSVGTLTPRGHTVGGSTNA, encoded by the coding sequence ATGACCATCCTGATTCTCGCGCGACATGGGCGTTCGACGGCAAATGCAGCGGGTATTCTGGCTGGCCGCATGCCCGGGGTGACGCTCGACGACGCAGGCCGCGCCCAAGCGGAAGCACTCGAGCCGGCACTGAAGCAGGCGCAGGCCGCGTACTCGTCGCCGATGGAACGCTGCCGCCAAACGGCCGCCTGGGCAGGGTACCCCGACGCGGTCGTCGAGCACGGGTTGAACGAATGCGACTACGGAAGCTGGTCAGGCACGAATCTGGAAACCCTCGCGCACGAGGAGCTCTGGTCGGACATCCAGCTGCATCCCACCGCTGTCGCGTTCCCCGCTGGGGAGAGCATGCTCGCGATGCAGGAACGCTGTCTCGCAGCCGTGCGGGGCATCGTCGAGCGCCACCCGGGAGAGATCGTTGCGGTATTCAGCCACGGCGACCCCATCAAGGTGATCCTGGCAGACGCGCTCGCCATGGATTTCGACGAGTTCCAGCGCATCGACGTGCCTCCCGGCTCGCTCAGCATCATCGACTACACAGGAACCAAGCCGCTGGTGCGGCTCATTGGCGGAACCCCCGACAGCGTGGGCACGCTCACGCCTCGCGGACACACCGTCGGCGGCAGCACGAACGCGTAG
- a CDS encoding aldo/keto reductase, translating to MEQRPLGTSGLRVSPVGLGTMAWGRDVDATVARGLLDVFVERGGSLVDTAPAYGAGAAEKMIGATLSRGLPRESLVIATKAGFVVRDGKRVIDTSRGALLDDLAKSLRRLGTSYVDLWQVHAWGEAPLDETLAALDAAVSSGMARYAGVSNFVGWQTATAATWQSAVPGRARISSVQVEYSLLARRAEVEVVGAAHHHGLGVLAWSALGRGALTGKYRGGRVPRDSRAASQHFSWFLEPYLQPRSLAICDAVAHAAQGLGLTPAQVALLWVRDAPQVASALIGPRTIDQLEELMDVDGKQLVAPIVSALDDISGGPNALRPAAS from the coding sequence ATGGAACAACGACCTCTGGGAACCTCCGGGCTGCGCGTGTCCCCCGTCGGGTTGGGCACGATGGCGTGGGGTCGCGATGTCGACGCAACTGTCGCGCGGGGTCTCCTGGATGTGTTTGTCGAGCGCGGGGGCTCCCTCGTCGACACGGCACCTGCGTACGGGGCCGGAGCGGCGGAGAAGATGATTGGCGCGACGCTCTCCCGCGGCTTGCCGAGAGAGTCGTTGGTGATCGCGACGAAGGCCGGCTTCGTCGTTCGAGACGGGAAGCGCGTGATCGACACCTCGCGCGGCGCGCTGCTGGATGACCTCGCCAAGTCGCTGCGCAGGCTCGGCACCTCGTACGTGGATCTGTGGCAGGTGCACGCGTGGGGCGAGGCTCCCCTCGACGAGACACTCGCCGCCCTCGATGCCGCGGTGAGCAGCGGTATGGCGAGGTACGCGGGCGTCTCAAACTTCGTCGGGTGGCAAACCGCAACCGCCGCGACGTGGCAGAGCGCGGTACCGGGGCGGGCGCGGATTAGTAGCGTGCAGGTGGAGTATTCGCTGCTTGCTCGTCGCGCTGAGGTGGAGGTCGTCGGTGCGGCGCACCATCACGGGCTCGGCGTGCTGGCGTGGAGCGCCCTGGGGCGTGGTGCGCTCACAGGCAAGTATCGGGGCGGGCGTGTGCCTCGCGATTCCCGTGCCGCATCGCAGCATTTCTCCTGGTTCCTGGAGCCCTATCTGCAGCCGCGGTCGCTGGCGATTTGCGACGCGGTCGCGCACGCTGCGCAAGGGCTCGGCCTCACGCCGGCCCAAGTCGCCCTGCTGTGGGTTCGCGACGCGCCGCAGGTGGCGTCGGCACTCATCGGGCCGCGCACGATCGATCAGCTCGAGGAGCTCATGGACGTCGACGGCAAGCAACTCGTCGCCCCCATCGTCTCCGCCCTCGACGACATCTCCGGCGGCCCTAACGCCCTCCGCCCCGCCGCGTCCTGA
- a CDS encoding DUF3090 domain-containing protein, translated as MLMEFRHPDRCVVGTVGEPGNRLFLIQVSQGSQIAAVALEKEQAQLLGRRITEILDQLVALGEPIPEAFEPRDMGPLDAPVDVDFRAGAIGLAWDAGRMSAQIELFPVEEDLEGEGTLVQIWLTPGKAREFAGRAEKTVASGRPSCPICAQPLGPEGHICPRSNGYRRKLFQ; from the coding sequence ATGCTCATGGAATTTCGCCACCCCGATCGCTGCGTCGTGGGCACCGTGGGCGAGCCCGGCAACCGTCTCTTCCTCATCCAGGTATCGCAAGGCAGTCAGATCGCCGCGGTGGCCCTCGAGAAAGAGCAGGCGCAGCTGCTGGGCCGACGCATCACTGAGATCCTCGACCAGCTCGTCGCGCTCGGCGAACCCATCCCGGAGGCCTTCGAACCGCGCGACATGGGGCCCCTCGACGCGCCCGTCGACGTCGACTTCCGGGCCGGCGCCATCGGGCTCGCGTGGGACGCAGGCCGGATGTCCGCGCAGATCGAGCTGTTCCCCGTCGAGGAGGATCTCGAAGGTGAAGGCACCCTGGTGCAGATCTGGCTCACCCCCGGTAAGGCCAGAGAATTCGCCGGCCGGGCCGAGAAGACTGTCGCGTCGGGCCGCCCATCATGCCCCATCTGTGCCCAGCCGCTCGGGCCCGAGGGACACATCTGCCCGCGCTCTAACGGCTATCGCCGCAAGCTATTCCAGTGA
- a CDS encoding protoglobin domain-containing protein, with product MHDIAKTAIDQAPPECRVRPEDADVIQRHADALVGLGPEMVNAFYDTVYGHSETEKIFKPGERPMREESLQGWWERTVRGPLDDDYWAWMALVGLTHVIRRVNNPMMLAMANFVAQFVESSESLEISDDERRELSVAFRRVSSTVSSIITFAYDHAVSSALFSVAGMPEALLARLRDQEVGDALDKAHKEVRSASLHGS from the coding sequence ATGCATGACATCGCGAAGACGGCGATCGACCAGGCGCCCCCGGAGTGCCGCGTCCGCCCTGAAGATGCTGACGTCATCCAGCGGCACGCGGATGCACTCGTCGGGCTTGGACCCGAGATGGTCAATGCCTTCTACGACACCGTGTATGGACACTCGGAGACGGAGAAGATCTTCAAGCCAGGCGAGCGTCCCATGCGTGAGGAGTCGCTGCAGGGCTGGTGGGAACGGACTGTCCGCGGGCCCCTCGACGACGACTACTGGGCGTGGATGGCACTGGTTGGGCTCACGCACGTCATCCGGCGGGTGAACAACCCAATGATGCTCGCCATGGCCAACTTTGTGGCGCAGTTTGTGGAAAGCAGCGAGTCGCTGGAGATCTCCGACGATGAGCGCCGCGAGCTGTCGGTGGCCTTCCGTCGAGTCTCGTCGACGGTGAGCTCCATCATCACGTTCGCGTACGATCACGCAGTCAGCTCCGCGCTCTTCAGCGTCGCTGGTATGCCAGAAGCGCTCCTAGCGCGGCTTCGTGACCAAGAGGTCGGTGACGCTCTCGACAAGGCGCACAAGGAAGTACGCTCCGCTTCGCTCCACGGCTCTTGA